One segment of Phycisphaerae bacterium DNA contains the following:
- a CDS encoding VWA domain-containing protein: MTDVKFNSLGYLHLFWVVLALGGVVAYGFARKNRSLRRLAAPQLLGSLTGQVSRKRQWAKAGLVLAAMAALVPAISDPRWGVYYEDLPRRGIDILFVLDVSRSMLANDLPPSRLERAKQSIGDVLDAAVGDRVGLVTFAGTPVLKCPLTVNYGAFRMLLDEVGVRSSPRGGTLIGDAVRLAAKSFVDPMKKHKAIVVLTDGDDQESYPVKAAEEAYAESGIQVFTVGLGDEGEGARVPAQEVQAGVFMQYDGREVWSKMNPAVLREMAMKGGGAYIPAGTKSIDLGQVLYEERIAKAEQREFETSRIEQRKVQFQWFAGLALLLLLIETFMTDRRAVEADSVA; the protein is encoded by the coding sequence ATGACGGACGTCAAGTTCAATAGCCTGGGCTACTTGCACCTATTCTGGGTCGTCCTCGCCCTGGGGGGCGTGGTGGCCTACGGCTTCGCGCGGAAGAACCGATCGCTGCGGCGGCTGGCCGCTCCGCAGCTCTTGGGAAGCCTGACCGGGCAGGTGAGCCGCAAGCGGCAATGGGCCAAAGCGGGACTGGTCCTGGCCGCCATGGCCGCCCTGGTGCCGGCCATCAGCGATCCTCGGTGGGGGGTTTATTACGAGGACTTGCCCCGACGGGGAATCGACATCCTCTTCGTTCTCGACGTCTCCCGGTCCATGCTGGCCAACGATCTGCCCCCCAGTCGCCTGGAACGAGCCAAGCAGAGCATCGGCGATGTACTGGATGCGGCCGTTGGCGACCGGGTGGGGCTGGTCACCTTCGCCGGGACACCGGTCCTGAAGTGTCCGCTGACGGTTAACTACGGGGCCTTCCGCATGCTCCTCGACGAGGTTGGGGTACGCAGTTCGCCGCGCGGCGGCACACTGATTGGCGATGCCGTCCGGCTGGCGGCCAAGTCGTTCGTCGATCCGATGAAGAAACACAAGGCCATCGTGGTTCTCACCGACGGCGATGATCAGGAGAGCTACCCGGTCAAAGCTGCGGAAGAGGCCTACGCCGAGAGCGGGATCCAGGTCTTCACGGTCGGGCTGGGCGACGAGGGCGAGGGGGCCCGCGTGCCGGCCCAAGAGGTTCAGGCGGGGGTTTTCATGCAGTATGACGGCCGGGAGGTCTGGTCGAAGATGAATCCGGCGGTTCTGCGGGAGATGGCCATGAAGGGTGGTGGAGCATACATTCCCGCGGGCACCAAGAGCATTGACCTCGGCCAAGTGCTCTACGAGGAGCGTATCGCCAAGGCGGAGCAGCGCGAGTTCGAGACCAGTCGGATCGAGCAGCGGAAAGTCCAGTTCCAATGGTTCGCGGGCCTCGCTCTGCTGCTGTTGCTGATCGAGACGTTCATGACGGACCGCAGAGCGGTGGAGGCGGATTCAGTTGCGTAG
- a CDS encoding Nif3-like dinuclear metal center hexameric protein, whose protein sequence is MSKLARNKITVRDVAATMDHIAPPHLAQSWDNVGLLVGDPAAPCRSILLCIDLTPQVLQEAAATNCGLVLAYHPPLFRPVSRLRADSAGADAIVHRAIAAGIAIYSPHTALDAAPGGTNDVMADLCGLSDVEPFEYTTPAGTQSKVVTFVPPRNVDHVAAVMSAAGAGRIGDYVMCSYRIPGEGTFYGTETTSPRIGRRGQLEKVPEVRIEMVTPNRCLPEVVDALLRSHPYEEPAYDIYPLAAAPSFGIGRVGQLPPRTTPATLARKLKKATGSRSGTIVGVSNAVVARAAVCVGSAGMLPFEKPRSANCDIIVTGEIRHHDALTILRIGKSAIALGHWESERPVLAALAERLTRMMPGLSASKARDDRSPFEPI, encoded by the coding sequence ATGTCCAAACTCGCTAGGAACAAGATCACCGTCCGCGACGTGGCCGCCACCATGGACCACATCGCTCCACCGCATCTGGCTCAGTCATGGGACAATGTCGGCCTGCTGGTGGGTGATCCGGCCGCTCCGTGTCGGTCCATCCTCCTCTGCATCGATCTCACGCCCCAGGTCCTGCAGGAGGCGGCTGCTACCAACTGCGGGCTGGTGCTCGCGTATCATCCCCCGCTCTTCCGCCCGGTCAGCCGGCTACGTGCGGACAGCGCCGGCGCCGACGCCATCGTCCATCGAGCCATCGCCGCCGGTATCGCCATCTACTCGCCCCACACCGCCCTGGATGCCGCTCCGGGAGGAACAAACGACGTGATGGCCGATCTGTGCGGGCTGAGCGACGTCGAGCCGTTTGAGTACACCACGCCGGCCGGAACACAGTCCAAGGTGGTCACCTTCGTGCCTCCCAGAAACGTGGACCATGTGGCCGCGGTCATGTCGGCCGCCGGCGCAGGCCGGATCGGCGATTACGTGATGTGCAGTTACCGCATCCCGGGCGAAGGCACGTTCTACGGCACCGAGACCACCTCGCCCAGGATCGGCCGGCGCGGTCAGCTGGAGAAGGTCCCCGAGGTACGCATTGAGATGGTCACCCCGAACCGCTGCCTGCCCGAGGTCGTCGACGCCCTCCTCCGCAGCCACCCCTACGAAGAGCCGGCCTATGACATCTACCCGCTGGCCGCGGCACCGTCGTTCGGCATCGGCCGGGTCGGGCAACTTCCTCCGCGAACCACCCCGGCGACCCTGGCCCGCAAGCTCAAGAAGGCGACGGGATCCAGAAGCGGCACCATCGTCGGCGTCTCAAACGCCGTGGTCGCCCGAGCCGCCGTGTGTGTCGGATCCGCCGGCATGCTGCCGTTCGAAAAGCCCCGCTCGGCTAACTGCGATATCATCGTGACGGGTGAGATCCGCCACCACGACGCGCTGACCATCTTACGCATAGGCAAGTCGGCCATCGCCTTGGGTCATTGGGAGAGCGAACGGCCGGTCCTCGCCGCGCTGGCCGAACGCCTGACCAGGATGATGCCCGGGCTCTCAGCGAGCAAGGCCCGAGACGATCGGTCGCCATTCGAGCCGATCTAA
- a CDS encoding cation:proton antiporter — MDAQQIMVLFLGLGTLLATALVLGELARRLNQPAVLGEILAGVLLGPTVLGWLAPSFTAFLFPSTGSSAVALNGLTTLAITLFLLVAGIEVDLSTVWRQGRAVFWVGTAGTVVPFALGLVAAWCLPSWLGRGEHADGRIFALFFATALSISALPVIARTLMDLSLYRSDLGMVIVAAAVLNDLVGWVVFAVILSLLGTPTGHGLGVGYTIALTLGFTVLMLTAGRALIHRSLPWIQAHTSWPGGVLGFALAITLLSAAFTEWIGVHVVFGAFLAGVAIGDSPHLREHTRTIISDFVSFIFAPLFFASIGLNLNFVARFDTVLVLLVLVLACVGKIAGCGLGGWLCGMSSRESWALGFGMNARGAMQIVLGLLARQYGVIDERMFVALVVMALATTMMTGPAMQRLLKLKKPRHLAGFMHARMFLNPIPARSREEAIRVLTQAASSLHGLAQNEIEQAVLDRERTMPTGVGSGVAVPHARIEQLAAPLVAAGISRDGIDFNAPDGEPAQFIFLILTPQHDDGAQLEILADIAGTFRDAQMRDKALNVKGYTEWLALMRARTRQTAG, encoded by the coding sequence ATGGACGCCCAACAGATCATGGTCCTGTTCCTGGGTCTGGGTACGCTTCTGGCGACAGCCCTCGTCCTGGGTGAGCTGGCCCGGCGGCTCAACCAGCCAGCGGTCCTGGGCGAGATCCTGGCCGGCGTGCTCCTGGGGCCGACAGTGCTGGGCTGGCTGGCTCCGTCGTTCACCGCGTTCCTGTTCCCCTCGACAGGCAGCAGCGCCGTGGCATTGAACGGCCTGACCACCCTGGCCATCACTCTGTTTCTCCTGGTCGCGGGCATCGAAGTGGATCTCTCGACCGTCTGGCGGCAAGGCAGAGCCGTCTTCTGGGTGGGCACGGCCGGGACGGTAGTACCGTTCGCCCTGGGCCTGGTCGCCGCATGGTGCCTGCCGAGTTGGTTGGGCCGGGGAGAGCACGCCGACGGGCGGATCTTCGCCCTCTTCTTCGCCACGGCCCTGTCCATCTCCGCCCTGCCGGTCATTGCCCGCACACTCATGGATCTGAGTCTCTACCGCAGCGACCTGGGCATGGTCATCGTCGCCGCCGCGGTGCTCAACGACTTGGTTGGCTGGGTGGTGTTCGCGGTCATTCTCAGCCTGCTGGGTACGCCCACCGGTCATGGGCTCGGTGTCGGCTATACGATCGCATTGACGCTGGGCTTCACCGTCCTGATGCTGACTGCCGGGCGCGCCCTCATCCACCGTTCCCTGCCCTGGATCCAGGCTCACACCTCCTGGCCGGGTGGCGTCCTGGGCTTTGCCTTGGCCATTACCTTGTTAAGCGCGGCGTTCACCGAGTGGATCGGTGTTCACGTGGTCTTCGGGGCGTTTCTGGCAGGGGTGGCCATCGGCGACTCGCCTCATCTTCGCGAGCATACCCGAACGATCATCAGCGATTTCGTCTCATTCATCTTCGCCCCGCTGTTCTTCGCAAGCATCGGCCTGAACCTCAACTTCGTTGCCCGCTTCGACACCGTCTTGGTCCTCCTTGTCCTGGTCCTGGCCTGTGTGGGGAAGATCGCGGGTTGCGGGCTGGGCGGATGGCTGTGCGGCATGTCGTCGCGCGAATCGTGGGCCCTGGGTTTCGGCATGAACGCTCGCGGCGCCATGCAGATTGTGCTCGGATTGCTCGCCCGCCAGTATGGCGTCATCGATGAGCGGATGTTCGTCGCCCTGGTGGTCATGGCTCTGGCCACGACGATGATGACTGGTCCGGCCATGCAGCGGCTGCTCAAACTGAAGAAACCGCGGCACCTGGCCGGCTTCATGCACGCGAGGATGTTCCTCAATCCCATCCCGGCCCGCAGTCGCGAGGAGGCGATCCGGGTGCTGACCCAGGCGGCCTCCTCACTGCATGGTCTGGCACAGAACGAGATCGAGCAGGCGGTCCTCGATCGGGAGCGCACCATGCCGACCGGCGTGGGCAGCGGCGTCGCCGTTCCCCACGCCCGCATCGAGCAGCTGGCCGCGCCGCTCGTGGCCGCTGGGATCTCGAGAGATGGAATCGACTTCAATGCCCCGGACGGTGAGCCCGCTCAGTTCATCTTCCTGATCCTCACCCCCCAGCATGACGACGGAGCCCAACTCGAAATCCTGGCCGACATCGCCGGCACGTTCCGCGACGCCCAGATGCGCGACAAGGCCCTGAATGTGAAAGGCTATACCGAATGGCTGGCTCTGATGAGAGCAAGGACGAGACAGACCGCAGGCTGA
- a CDS encoding prepilin-type N-terminal cleavage/methylation domain-containing protein — translation MLSRYDRRGFTLIEVLVVVAIIALLISVLVPSLSRSRDQAQAVVCKTRLRELYSGHNFYAQDNKSRFPHWDWWLWDGISGGNAAYLGDPYRKFGGTRPTDSGLWVTFGQIYKFVRNKEVYFCPKDTKRRFAAAVGSGESGRGNKAIHSYVRFIEPHNAIDQHRNNGSSSSGLASADFLSPDELKPGIFSKSSVDYAGKFYSTPNKVGMLFEEYPGFDDTTLAPNASNAGSALNDGYSGYYDFVDWMAGRHFAKGTVLYWDGHTDMVETKKFNTSDKYASYMVLGGPKP, via the coding sequence ATGTTGAGCCGTTACGATCGTCGCGGTTTCACGCTGATCGAAGTGCTGGTTGTGGTCGCCATCATTGCCTTGCTGATCTCCGTCCTGGTCCCGTCGCTAAGTCGTTCGCGAGATCAGGCCCAGGCCGTGGTCTGTAAGACACGGCTGAGGGAACTTTATAGCGGGCACAACTTCTATGCCCAGGATAACAAGAGTCGTTTCCCGCACTGGGATTGGTGGCTCTGGGACGGCATCAGCGGGGGCAATGCCGCCTATCTCGGCGATCCTTACAGGAAGTTCGGCGGTACGCGCCCGACGGATTCCGGCCTCTGGGTGACCTTTGGGCAGATCTACAAGTTTGTGCGCAACAAAGAGGTGTACTTCTGCCCCAAGGACACCAAGCGGCGATTCGCCGCTGCGGTCGGTTCGGGGGAAAGCGGCCGAGGAAACAAGGCCATTCACAGCTACGTTCGCTTCATCGAACCGCACAATGCCATCGACCAGCATCGAAACAACGGGAGCAGCAGCAGCGGCCTGGCGTCCGCGGATTTCCTGAGCCCCGATGAGTTGAAGCCGGGCATCTTCTCGAAATCCAGCGTGGACTACGCCGGCAAGTTCTACTCGACCCCGAACAAGGTCGGCATGCTGTTCGAGGAGTATCCCGGTTTCGACGACACGACCTTGGCGCCCAATGCCTCGAATGCAGGTAGCGCACTCAACGATGGCTACAGCGGGTACTACGACTTCGTCGACTGGATGGCCGGCCGTCATTTCGCCAAGGGCACGGTCCTCTACTGGGATGGCCACACCGACATGGTCGAAACCAAGAAGTTCAACACTTCCGACAAGTACGCCAGCTACATGGTCCTGGGAGGCCCCAAGCCCTGA
- a CDS encoding SGNH/GDSL hydrolase family protein: MHRFVLPATIVSVLLSAAAHVSAGDFAVRDGDTVVFLGDSITAAGLYGRYVENYTLLRYPNRKVQFVNAGWGGDTAEGGLRRLPHDVFDRGATLLTVAYGINDIGWGTKADDEHVRRHLDAIRGIVEQCRKHKVRVFICSAAITAENPATAETGTLQKMGDQAMAISRELGEGAIDVQRTMRGIQKRILEANAQAKTDKEKVTLHAEDGVHLNDLGQLAMAFAILKGLGAPSRVSFVGIDCQGPRLLDAQGCKVEALTGGPTQVEFTRIDEGYPLNWAPFWPLMSYRWIPITEELNQYMLSIRGLSAGRYDVLADDRPLGFFPERELERGVNLCSATADGWHPGGPWDVQAGLLKAATAARWELFLAQRGANTYLATAPSLPALQTQLDRTMSELITLQRLMVQPKAIRFTIRPASEKPK, from the coding sequence ATGCATCGGTTCGTTCTTCCAGCAACGATCGTCTCAGTGCTTTTGTCGGCCGCGGCCCACGTTTCGGCGGGCGACTTCGCCGTCCGTGACGGTGACACGGTTGTCTTCCTTGGCGACAGCATCACCGCCGCGGGTCTCTACGGACGGTACGTCGAGAATTACACCCTGCTACGTTACCCGAACCGCAAGGTGCAGTTCGTCAATGCCGGCTGGGGCGGCGACACGGCCGAGGGCGGCTTGCGGCGGCTGCCCCACGATGTCTTCGATCGCGGAGCGACCCTGCTCACCGTCGCCTACGGGATCAACGACATCGGGTGGGGTACGAAGGCCGACGATGAACATGTCCGCCGTCATCTCGACGCCATTCGCGGCATCGTGGAACAGTGCAGGAAGCACAAGGTCCGGGTGTTCATCTGCTCTGCGGCCATCACCGCGGAGAATCCCGCGACCGCCGAGACGGGAACGCTGCAGAAGATGGGTGATCAGGCGATGGCCATCTCCCGGGAACTGGGCGAGGGGGCCATCGACGTCCAGCGGACGATGCGCGGCATTCAGAAACGCATTCTCGAGGCCAACGCCCAGGCCAAGACGGACAAGGAGAAGGTGACACTGCACGCCGAAGATGGCGTCCACCTCAACGACCTCGGCCAGTTGGCCATGGCGTTCGCGATTCTGAAAGGACTGGGAGCCCCGTCCAGAGTGTCCTTCGTCGGAATCGACTGCCAAGGCCCCAGGTTGCTCGACGCCCAAGGCTGCAAGGTCGAGGCACTCACAGGTGGACCGACTCAGGTGGAGTTCACCCGAATCGACGAGGGCTACCCGTTGAACTGGGCGCCTTTCTGGCCACTGATGTCCTATCGATGGATCCCCATCACCGAGGAACTCAACCAGTACATGCTGAGCATTCGCGGTTTGTCCGCAGGGCGCTACGATGTTCTGGCTGATGACCGACCCCTGGGGTTTTTTCCCGAAAGAGAGCTCGAGCGAGGCGTCAATCTCTGCTCTGCCACGGCCGACGGTTGGCACCCCGGCGGTCCGTGGGACGTGCAGGCCGGCTTGCTCAAAGCGGCTACGGCCGCTCGATGGGAACTGTTCCTGGCTCAGCGCGGAGCAAACACCTACTTGGCTACCGCCCCGAGCCTGCCCGCCCTACAAACTCAACTCGATCGCACCATGTCCGAACTCATCACCCTTCAACGGCTTATGGTGCAGCCGAAAGCGATTCGGTTCACCATCCGTCCTGCGTCGGAGAAGCCTAAGTGA
- a CDS encoding TRAM domain-containing protein, whose amino-acid sequence MLLAILRALFVLIVAGVAMNYVEQEGSALALPVLIVALGAAAMVIGLDVFIPQKSLLAISGLFFGLVVGLLIAFGAGLIIDLLVDAYQPTLAGGPLVSTTKVLIGIVTCYLAVSFILQTKDDVRFVIPYVEFAKQRKGQHPIILDTSVIIDGRIVDIMNAWIVDAPVIVPRFVLHELQAVADSSDKLKRNRGRRGLDILNKLQSNEKLDIQFYDSRMTREEASEPVDQRLVTLARKIDGRVVTNDYNLNKVAKLRGVDVININDLANALKPVFLPGEAMQVKIIKPGEEAGQGVGYLEDGTMVVVEATRDRIGQTVPIMVTSVLQTSAGRMVFGRPEGTPGDGGGRRRAGQSL is encoded by the coding sequence ATGCTGCTCGCCATCCTGAGAGCACTGTTCGTCCTGATCGTGGCCGGCGTGGCGATGAACTACGTCGAGCAGGAAGGCAGCGCCCTGGCCCTGCCGGTTCTCATCGTCGCCCTGGGGGCGGCCGCGATGGTCATCGGGCTGGACGTCTTCATTCCGCAGAAGTCCTTGCTGGCGATCTCCGGCCTATTCTTCGGACTGGTCGTCGGGCTACTGATCGCGTTCGGCGCGGGTCTGATCATCGATCTGCTGGTAGACGCCTACCAACCCACGCTCGCCGGCGGCCCGCTGGTGAGTACCACCAAGGTACTGATCGGCATCGTGACCTGCTATCTGGCCGTCAGTTTCATTCTCCAGACCAAGGACGATGTGCGTTTCGTGATTCCCTACGTGGAATTCGCCAAGCAGCGCAAGGGCCAGCACCCGATCATCCTGGACACCTCGGTCATCATTGACGGGCGGATCGTGGACATCATGAACGCCTGGATCGTGGATGCCCCGGTCATCGTGCCCCGGTTCGTACTCCATGAACTCCAGGCCGTCGCCGACAGCAGCGACAAACTCAAACGGAACCGCGGCCGGCGCGGACTGGACATTCTCAACAAGCTCCAGTCCAACGAGAAGCTCGACATCCAGTTCTACGACAGCCGCATGACCCGCGAGGAAGCCAGTGAACCGGTCGACCAGCGGCTGGTCACCCTGGCTCGCAAGATCGACGGCCGAGTGGTCACCAACGACTACAACCTCAACAAGGTCGCCAAACTCCGCGGGGTGGACGTCATCAACATCAACGACCTGGCCAACGCCCTCAAGCCGGTGTTCCTGCCCGGCGAGGCCATGCAGGTGAAGATCATCAAGCCTGGCGAGGAGGCCGGCCAGGGCGTCGGGTACCTCGAAGACGGCACCATGGTGGTCGTCGAGGCCACCCGCGATCGCATCGGCCAGACCGTCCCCATCATGGTCACCTCTGTGCTCCAGACCAGCGCCGGCCGCATGGTCTTCGGGCGGCCGGAAGGTACGCCCGGCGACGGCGGTGGAAGACGGCGCGCGGGGCAGAGCCTGTAA
- a CDS encoding BatD family protein, which yields MSTRFLGLVFAALTGWTLAAASASAAQVGIEVSAKETYVGVPVVVRITINDCKHEPPAPVFPEIPGVEIRSDGVPSRSSRMTVINGRMNQQVSLTYDYQFVPSVEGNFTVPSLQIEVDGRKFRTEPQTVVVTKSETGDLLFADVKGGRDKIYLGESLDITLQIWIRPYHDRNFSVKLSEANTWGLIDNASRWGPFLEPLQQMLRNRQRPAGREVLRTDTAGSSRSYYLYELTATICPDRPGKLTLDDVNVVVSYPVRLGRDQSLFSMGDLRIEQSRPLSAKPTVAPIEVRPVPTEGQPRYYRGAVGQFTIQAGAKPTEVTVGEPITLNLTISGNGRMEVVPSPPLPEIEELARDFKVPNDPLTGTVQQDAKTFTQSIRAKTDQVKMIPPIPFSYFDPRAEKFVTVNTRPIPLTVKATEKLSAAQVVDSATGQVRTAHSLTEVSSGILANYSGADEILGQQAFSPGWSAAMAIGLPPVAALANWLVLRRRHRLRTDVGFARRRSARKKAQNTIHAASRATEAELAAAVSTAIGGYVADRCNLPTGGLTRSAVIEHLTDRRVPAAVVEEVDRLLEQCEGLRYAAAGGACRDGLVQAAMAAIERLERERFG from the coding sequence ATGAGTACTCGCTTTCTAGGGCTTGTCTTTGCGGCTTTGACCGGCTGGACATTGGCGGCCGCCTCGGCATCTGCTGCCCAGGTCGGCATTGAGGTTTCCGCCAAAGAGACCTATGTGGGTGTTCCCGTTGTGGTGCGGATCACGATCAACGACTGTAAACACGAACCGCCGGCGCCGGTATTCCCAGAGATCCCCGGCGTCGAGATCCGCTCCGACGGAGTTCCCTCTCGCAGCTCGCGAATGACGGTCATCAACGGCAGGATGAACCAGCAGGTCTCGCTGACCTATGACTACCAGTTCGTCCCTTCCGTGGAAGGCAACTTCACGGTTCCTTCCCTCCAGATCGAGGTTGACGGCCGCAAGTTCAGAACCGAGCCGCAAACCGTGGTGGTCACGAAATCGGAGACCGGCGATCTGCTTTTTGCGGATGTGAAGGGCGGCCGCGACAAGATCTACCTCGGCGAGTCACTGGACATCACGCTGCAGATCTGGATCAGGCCGTATCACGATCGCAACTTCTCGGTGAAGCTGAGCGAGGCCAACACGTGGGGCCTGATCGACAACGCCAGCCGATGGGGGCCGTTCCTCGAGCCTCTCCAGCAGATGCTGCGTAACCGCCAGCGACCTGCCGGACGGGAAGTGCTGCGGACGGACACGGCGGGCAGCTCAAGGTCGTACTACCTCTACGAATTGACCGCGACGATATGCCCCGACCGACCCGGCAAGCTCACCCTCGACGACGTCAACGTGGTGGTCTCGTATCCCGTTCGCCTGGGCCGGGACCAGAGTCTTTTTTCCATGGGCGACCTGAGGATCGAGCAATCCCGCCCGCTCTCGGCCAAGCCGACCGTGGCCCCGATCGAGGTCAGACCGGTTCCGACCGAGGGTCAACCGCGATACTACCGGGGCGCTGTCGGACAGTTCACCATTCAGGCCGGAGCCAAGCCGACCGAGGTCACCGTCGGCGAGCCAATCACGCTGAACCTGACCATCAGCGGCAACGGTCGGATGGAGGTTGTGCCGTCTCCGCCGCTCCCCGAGATCGAGGAACTGGCCCGCGATTTCAAGGTGCCTAACGATCCGCTCACCGGCACCGTGCAACAGGACGCCAAGACATTCACCCAGAGCATCCGGGCCAAGACTGACCAGGTCAAGATGATTCCGCCGATTCCCTTCTCTTACTTCGATCCGCGTGCCGAGAAGTTCGTGACGGTAAACACGAGGCCGATCCCGCTGACTGTCAAGGCGACCGAGAAGTTGTCGGCCGCGCAGGTGGTGGATTCAGCGACCGGCCAGGTGCGCACAGCGCATTCGCTGACCGAAGTCTCCAGCGGCATCCTGGCGAACTACAGTGGAGCCGATGAGATCCTGGGCCAACAGGCGTTCTCGCCCGGTTGGTCGGCGGCGATGGCGATAGGGCTTCCGCCGGTTGCCGCCCTGGCAAACTGGCTGGTACTTCGGCGGCGGCATCGATTGAGAACCGACGTCGGATTCGCTCGCCGTCGCTCGGCCCGCAAGAAGGCTCAGAACACGATCCATGCCGCTTCCCGAGCGACCGAAGCCGAGCTGGCGGCGGCCGTCTCGACGGCGATCGGCGGGTATGTGGCCGATCGATGCAATCTGCCCACGGGCGGTCTGACCCGTTCGGCGGTTATCGAGCACTTGACCGATCGGCGGGTGCCGGCGGCGGTGGTCGAGGAAGTCGATCGCCTGCTCGAGCAATGCGAGGGTCTTCGCTATGCGGCCGCCGGCGGGGCCTGCCGGGATGGACTGGTACAGGCCGCCATGGCGGCCATCGAGCGGCTGGAGAGGGAGCGGTTCGGATGA
- a CDS encoding HAD family hydrolase produces MPRAAAVLFDLDGTLTRPYFDFAAIRAEIGLSPESRLPILESIELMDAGQRKRAEEILLRREREAALASELWDDAHAVLAALRTAGLNLGLMTRNSRVSADTVIAKHGLEFDRIHTREDGPVKPSPEPVLALCGQLGVAPVAAWVVGDYLFDIQSGQAAGATTALMIGDAAVPDYADQANHVIRRLSELPALLGLGARLPRTSAPGLP; encoded by the coding sequence ATGCCGCGGGCGGCGGCGGTCCTGTTCGATCTGGACGGGACTCTGACCCGGCCCTATTTCGACTTCGCCGCCATTCGGGCGGAGATCGGCCTGAGTCCCGAGTCTCGGTTGCCCATTCTGGAGTCCATTGAGTTGATGGACGCGGGCCAACGCAAGCGGGCCGAGGAGATCCTCCTGCGGCGTGAACGGGAGGCGGCCTTGGCCAGCGAGCTCTGGGACGATGCCCATGCGGTTCTGGCTGCTCTGCGAACGGCCGGCCTGAATCTGGGGCTCATGACCCGGAACAGCCGGGTTTCGGCCGACACGGTCATTGCCAAGCACGGGCTGGAGTTTGATCGGATCCATACCCGAGAAGACGGACCGGTCAAGCCGTCCCCCGAGCCGGTCTTGGCCCTATGCGGGCAGTTGGGGGTTGCCCCGGTCGCGGCCTGGGTTGTCGGTGACTATCTGTTCGACATTCAGAGTGGCCAGGCGGCCGGGGCGACCACCGCCCTGATGATCGGGGACGCCGCAGTTCCTGACTACGCTGACCAAGCGAACCATGTGATCCGCCGCCTAAGCGAGCTACCGGCCCTGCTGGGGCTGGGCGCCCGGCTGCCGCGAACCTCCGCGCCCGGACTTCCGTAG
- a CDS encoding tetratricopeptide repeat protein: MKDRRTVWEGGLHPRGPGPAILKTMYVLTILAAAPVTAGELTRAQQAEILDEATRAFDRGAEVRGSNCADATAAFREAAGRFQLLVDAGIRNGKLYYNLGNACFESGQIGRAILNYRRAKELIPGDGRLEHNLQYARSLRRNQIEVAGQRAFLQTLFFWHYGSSLGSRYRVGLAFYVLFWLMVLARSYLTGLPWRYALVPVAAAWLVLGVSVGADLLIPPRAEGVILADNVVVRKGNGERFDPQFRQPLCEGMEFVLLEQRRDWWCIELPDGKSGWIRADQAELL, encoded by the coding sequence ATGAAGGATCGCCGAACAGTCTGGGAGGGCGGACTGCACCCACGCGGGCCGGGGCCTGCGATACTGAAGACGATGTACGTTCTGACGATCCTGGCCGCGGCGCCGGTGACGGCTGGCGAGCTGACCCGGGCCCAGCAGGCCGAGATCCTGGACGAAGCCACCCGGGCGTTCGACCGCGGCGCCGAGGTCCGCGGCTCGAACTGTGCGGATGCGACCGCGGCCTTTCGCGAGGCGGCCGGTCGCTTCCAACTCCTGGTCGACGCTGGCATCCGCAACGGCAAACTCTACTACAACCTCGGCAACGCCTGCTTCGAGAGCGGGCAGATCGGTCGAGCGATTCTGAACTACCGTCGAGCGAAGGAGCTCATCCCGGGCGACGGGCGGCTCGAGCACAACCTGCAGTATGCCCGCTCGCTCCGGCGGAACCAGATTGAAGTGGCCGGCCAGCGTGCTTTTCTGCAGACCCTGTTCTTCTGGCATTACGGTTCGTCGCTCGGCTCGCGCTACCGGGTGGGCCTGGCATTCTATGTTCTCTTCTGGCTCATGGTGCTGGCTCGTTCCTATCTGACCGGATTGCCCTGGCGGTATGCCCTGGTGCCTGTGGCGGCCGCCTGGCTGGTCCTGGGTGTCTCCGTCGGCGCCGACCTGCTTATCCCTCCGCGGGCCGAGGGCGTCATCCTGGCCGACAACGTCGTGGTGCGCAAAGGCAACGGCGAGCGGTTCGATCCGCAGTTCAGGCAACCCCTGTGCGAGGGCATGGAGTTCGTCCTGCTCGAGCAGCGCCGCGACTGGTGGTGTATCGAACTGCCCGACGGCAAGAGCGGCTGGATCCGGGCTGATCAGGCGGAACTGCTCTAG